A DNA window from Meiothermus cerbereus DSM 11376 contains the following coding sequences:
- the guaD gene encoding guanine deaminase, producing MTVILRGLIVHTPKNPFQEAQTLEAFSDGGLAFRAGQIIALGSFSEVLARFPEAQVHDCREGVLLPGLVDTHVHYPQTRVIGAMGYSLLDWLEQRTLPLEARLSDNRLARELAREFVRLLLRNGTTTALVFGSHFQGATANLFGAAEDVGLRMIAGQVCSDRMLLPALHTTPEQSYAEQKMLIQRFHGRGKLRYAVTPRFSLSASEALLEVCQTLLQEHPDLHFTTHINENLEEIRTVAELFPWAQNYLHTYDRFGLVGERSVFAHNVHPSELELLRLAEARAAIAHCPSSNAFIGSGIFPMKRHLGHGVRFGLGSDVGGGTGFSLLKEGLMAYLAQRYAPDGVRLTPAHLLYLATLAGAEVLGLGEVVGSFSPGKAADVIWLKPQPGSTLEVHFRHLETVEDLLGSLFTLHGEAQVHKVWLEGREALLD from the coding sequence ATGACCGTAATCCTGCGCGGCCTGATCGTTCACACGCCCAAAAACCCTTTCCAAGAAGCCCAGACCCTAGAGGCTTTTTCCGATGGGGGGCTGGCCTTTCGCGCTGGGCAGATCATAGCGCTGGGAAGTTTTTCCGAGGTGCTGGCCCGGTTCCCGGAGGCCCAAGTGCACGACTGCCGCGAGGGGGTGCTGCTGCCGGGGCTGGTGGATACCCATGTGCACTACCCCCAGACCCGGGTGATTGGGGCCATGGGCTACTCGCTTTTGGACTGGCTCGAGCAGCGCACCCTGCCCTTAGAGGCCCGGCTTTCCGATAACCGGCTGGCCCGCGAGCTGGCCCGGGAGTTCGTCCGGCTTCTTTTGCGTAACGGAACCACCACCGCCCTGGTCTTCGGCTCGCACTTTCAGGGGGCCACCGCCAACCTGTTTGGGGCCGCTGAGGACGTGGGCCTGCGGATGATCGCCGGGCAGGTTTGCTCCGACCGGATGCTACTGCCCGCACTCCACACCACCCCCGAGCAGAGCTACGCCGAGCAGAAGATGCTGATTCAGCGCTTTCATGGTCGGGGAAAGCTGCGCTATGCGGTTACCCCGCGCTTTTCGCTTTCGGCCTCGGAAGCCCTGTTGGAAGTCTGTCAGACCCTGCTGCAGGAGCACCCCGACCTGCATTTCACCACCCACATCAACGAAAACCTCGAGGAAATACGCACCGTGGCCGAGCTTTTCCCCTGGGCCCAAAACTACCTGCACACCTACGACCGCTTTGGCCTGGTCGGCGAGCGCTCGGTGTTTGCCCATAACGTCCACCCCAGCGAGCTCGAGCTGCTGCGCCTGGCCGAAGCCAGAGCGGCCATTGCCCACTGCCCCAGCTCCAACGCCTTCATTGGCAGCGGCATCTTTCCCATGAAGCGCCACCTGGGCCACGGGGTGCGCTTTGGGCTGGGCTCGGATGTGGGGGGTGGTACCGGGTTCAGCCTGCTCAAGGAAGGCCTGATGGCCTATCTGGCCCAGCGCTACGCCCCGGACGGGGTGCGCCTGACCCCGGCCCACCTGCTGTACCTGGCTACCCTGGCCGGTGCCGAGGTGCTGGGTCTGGGCGAGGTGGTGGGTAGTTTTTCCCCTGGCAAGGCCGCCGATGTGATCTGGCTCAAGCCCCAGCCCGGCAGCACCCTGGAGGTGCACTTCCGCCACCTCGAAACGGTAGAGGATTTGCTGGGCTCGCTTTTTACCCTGCACGGCGAGGCCCAGGTGCACAAGGTCTGGCTCGAGGGCCGGGAAGCTCTCCTGGACTAG
- the ade gene encoding adenine deaminase — MVIELSELRRAVDVAMGRCPGTLLLKNARLVNVFTLSLQHTHILLAGRLVAAVGLEYAQAEAEQVIDLEGRWVAPGLIDGHVHLESSLVSPAEYARGVVPRGVTGVVTDPHEIGNVAGVAGIEWLMEASEGLPLEVWVTVPSSVPSTPLETSGATLGLAEIERLLAHPRVVGVAELMSFPAILAAEEGELEKVILAERWRKSPEGHAPTLTGPALQAYLATGIASDHESTTLEEGRAKLEAGCFLMVREGSTTRNLAALAPLLRPEHADRVGLVTDDRLPSDLLREGGVDFLVRKAIALGVDPAYAVRAGSWNVARHFRLARRGAVAPGFQADLVVLDDLHSFSAAQVYQRGRLVAEGGRMCVELPRTRVSSAVSHTVRLPALQPADLRIPAGAGKVRVVRAIAHQVLTAEEHLEPTIRGGEVVADPSRDLAKLVCLERYGKNGQIGKGLVTAFGLQQGALACTVGHDHHNLMAVGVSDADIITAARRLEALGGGMVAVAEGQVLAELALPIAGLMTDEPLEAVDAKLQALEAAAKALGVSLPDPYMVLSFLGLAVIPELRLTDFGLVDVRQGAVVGLFVE; from the coding sequence ATGGTCATAGAACTCTCCGAGCTAAGGCGGGCGGTAGACGTGGCAATGGGCCGCTGCCCTGGAACCTTGCTGCTCAAGAATGCGCGGCTGGTCAATGTGTTCACCCTGTCGCTTCAGCACACCCACATCCTGCTGGCCGGGCGGCTGGTTGCGGCGGTGGGCCTCGAGTACGCCCAGGCCGAGGCCGAGCAGGTGATAGACCTCGAGGGCCGCTGGGTAGCGCCGGGGCTCATTGATGGGCACGTACACCTCGAGTCCTCCCTGGTCTCGCCCGCGGAGTATGCGCGGGGGGTGGTGCCACGGGGGGTTACGGGGGTGGTGACCGACCCCCACGAGATTGGCAATGTGGCCGGGGTAGCCGGCATTGAGTGGCTGATGGAGGCCAGCGAGGGGCTTCCGCTCGAGGTCTGGGTCACGGTGCCCTCCTCGGTGCCGTCTACGCCCCTCGAGACCAGCGGCGCTACGCTGGGCCTGGCCGAGATCGAGCGGCTGCTGGCGCATCCTAGGGTGGTGGGGGTGGCCGAGCTGATGAGCTTTCCGGCTATTCTGGCTGCCGAGGAAGGCGAGCTGGAGAAGGTCATCCTGGCCGAGCGCTGGCGTAAGTCGCCCGAGGGCCACGCCCCTACCCTGACGGGGCCAGCTTTGCAGGCTTATCTGGCCACCGGCATCGCCTCCGACCACGAGAGCACCACCCTGGAGGAGGGCCGGGCCAAGCTCGAGGCGGGCTGCTTCCTGATGGTGCGGGAAGGTTCGACCACGCGCAACCTGGCGGCCCTGGCGCCGCTCCTGCGCCCCGAGCACGCCGACCGGGTGGGCCTGGTGACCGACGACCGGCTGCCCTCCGACCTCCTGCGGGAAGGGGGGGTGGACTTCCTGGTGCGCAAGGCCATTGCACTGGGGGTAGACCCAGCCTATGCCGTGCGGGCTGGGAGCTGGAATGTGGCCCGCCACTTTAGGCTGGCCCGGCGGGGGGCGGTGGCGCCGGGGTTCCAGGCCGACCTGGTGGTGCTGGACGACCTGCACAGCTTCAGTGCGGCCCAGGTGTATCAGCGCGGCAGGCTGGTGGCTGAAGGGGGCCGGATGTGCGTGGAGCTGCCCCGAACCAGGGTCTCGTCGGCGGTCTCCCATACCGTCCGGCTGCCCGCCCTACAACCCGCTGATCTGCGAATTCCAGCAGGCGCGGGGAAGGTGCGGGTGGTGCGGGCCATTGCCCACCAGGTGCTGACCGCCGAAGAACACCTCGAGCCGACCATTCGCGGTGGGGAAGTGGTGGCCGACCCCAGCCGCGACCTGGCCAAGCTGGTCTGCCTCGAGCGCTACGGCAAAAACGGCCAGATCGGCAAGGGCCTGGTAACCGCTTTTGGCCTGCAACAAGGGGCCCTGGCCTGCACCGTGGGCCACGACCACCACAACCTGATGGCGGTGGGGGTCTCGGATGCCGATATCATCACGGCAGCCAGAAGGCTCGAGGCCCTGGGCGGGGGCATGGTGGCCGTGGCCGAGGGCCAGGTGTTGGCCGAGCTGGCCCTGCCCATTGCGGGCCTGATGACCGATGAGCCGCTGGAGGCAGTGGACGCCAAACTACAAGCCCTCGAGGCCGCGGCCAAGGCCCTTGGGGTAAGCCTGCCCGACCCCTACATGGTGCTGTCGTTTTTGGGTCTGGCGGTGATCCCTGAGCTGCGTCTGACCGACTTTGGCCTGGTGGATGTGCGGCAGGGGGCGGTGGTGGGGCTCTTTGTAGAATAG